A window of the Gemmatirosa kalamazoonensis genome harbors these coding sequences:
- a CDS encoding CPBP family intramembrane glutamic endopeptidase yields MEKPPRDTRAPLATYLALTFGLSAVFWWLIIAAGSLGAQGGLYVLALMWCPGVSALVTRLAFQRDVRGEGWGWGGTRWNVLAYLLPLAYAGVAYGLVWLTGQGAVDLTRFKTPVVLFVVVGSLQSLLSATGEELGWRGFLVPTLARTQTFGRTAVVSGAIWAAWHMPLIFFADYNGGTPTWYSALWFAVMVVSLGVPFAWLRLRSGSVWPAAILHASHNLFVQGFFDRVTVDTGHTRWLTTEFGAALALAVVATSWIFWRARDALPGHDTVRAVRAAEPRRVEPVPSA; encoded by the coding sequence ATGGAGAAGCCGCCCCGCGACACGCGCGCGCCGCTGGCCACGTACCTCGCCCTCACGTTCGGCCTCAGCGCCGTCTTCTGGTGGCTCATCATCGCCGCCGGATCGTTAGGCGCCCAGGGCGGGCTGTACGTCCTCGCGCTCATGTGGTGCCCGGGCGTGAGCGCGCTCGTCACGCGGCTCGCGTTCCAGCGCGACGTGCGCGGCGAGGGCTGGGGATGGGGCGGCACGCGGTGGAACGTGCTGGCGTACCTGCTGCCGCTGGCGTACGCGGGCGTCGCGTACGGCCTCGTGTGGCTCACGGGGCAGGGCGCGGTCGACCTCACGCGGTTCAAGACCCCGGTCGTGCTGTTCGTCGTCGTCGGCTCGCTGCAGAGCCTCCTCTCGGCCACGGGCGAGGAGCTCGGGTGGCGCGGGTTCCTGGTGCCGACGCTCGCGCGCACGCAGACGTTCGGGCGCACGGCGGTCGTGAGCGGCGCGATCTGGGCGGCGTGGCACATGCCGCTCATCTTCTTCGCCGACTACAACGGCGGCACGCCCACGTGGTACTCGGCGCTCTGGTTCGCGGTGATGGTCGTGTCGCTCGGCGTGCCGTTCGCGTGGCTGCGGCTGCGCTCGGGGAGCGTGTGGCCGGCGGCGATCCTGCACGCGTCGCACAACCTGTTCGTGCAGGGCTTCTTCGACCGCGTGACGGTGGACACCGGACACACGCGGTGGCTCACGACGGAGTTCGGGGCGGCGCTCGCGCTCGCGGTGGTGGCGACGTCGTGGATCTTCTGGCGCGCGCGCGACGCGCTCCCCGGACACGACACGGTGCGCGCGGTGCGCGCGGCCGAGCCGCGGCGCGTGGAGCCGGTGCCGTCGGCGTGA
- a CDS encoding YdeI/OmpD-associated family protein, whose protein sequence is MTNAPRRFTGTLTESGSRAFVELPFDPDDAWGPKDRHYVAGHVGGRRFRGVLDRTALGFVLPLGPAWRRDNGIVPGATIDVELVPEGPLVESLDADIATALDAAPKAGSLFRSIAPFYRKNFVRWITSAKRPETRSARIAEMVNLLATGKIER, encoded by the coding sequence GTGACCAACGCACCCCGCCGGTTCACCGGCACGCTCACCGAGTCCGGCAGCCGCGCGTTCGTCGAGCTCCCGTTCGACCCCGACGACGCGTGGGGCCCGAAGGACCGGCACTACGTCGCCGGCCACGTCGGCGGCCGTCGCTTCCGCGGCGTGCTCGATCGCACCGCGCTCGGCTTCGTGCTGCCGTTAGGCCCGGCGTGGCGCCGCGACAACGGCATCGTGCCCGGCGCGACGATCGACGTCGAGCTCGTGCCGGAGGGGCCGCTCGTGGAATCGCTCGACGCCGACATCGCGACGGCGCTCGACGCGGCGCCGAAGGCGGGGTCGCTGTTCCGCTCCATCGCGCCGTTCTACCGCAAGAACTTCGTGCGGTGGATCACGAGCGCGAAGCGTCCCGAGACGCGCTCCGCGCGCATCGCGGAGATGGTGAACCTGCTCGCCACGGGGAAGATCGAGCGATGA
- a CDS encoding dihydrofolate reductase family protein, with the protein MRKLIVSEFVSLDGVMQAPGGKDEDRDGGFEHGGWTWPYWHDDIGRSFGALMADCDALLLGRRTYETHAAAFEPMPAGDPFGDMMNAPRKYVVSRTLQQPTWRNTTIIRDDPMDAVRALKAEPGKNILTDGSSQLVHALLAHDLVDELHLLLYPLMLGGGKRLLPEGVHATFGLVSARPYPSGVVGLHYTRQRG; encoded by the coding sequence ATGCGCAAGCTCATCGTGTCGGAGTTCGTGTCGCTGGACGGCGTGATGCAGGCGCCAGGCGGGAAGGACGAGGATCGCGACGGCGGGTTCGAGCACGGCGGCTGGACGTGGCCGTACTGGCACGACGACATCGGCCGGAGCTTCGGCGCGCTCATGGCCGACTGCGACGCCCTGCTGCTCGGCCGCCGCACGTACGAGACGCACGCCGCCGCGTTCGAGCCGATGCCCGCCGGCGACCCGTTCGGCGACATGATGAACGCGCCGCGGAAGTACGTCGTGTCGCGCACGCTGCAGCAGCCGACGTGGCGCAACACGACGATCATCCGCGACGACCCGATGGACGCGGTGCGCGCGTTGAAGGCGGAGCCGGGAAAGAACATCCTCACCGACGGGAGCAGTCAGCTCGTCCACGCGCTGCTCGCGCACGATCTCGTCGACGAGCTGCACCTGCTCCTGTACCCGCTCATGCTCGGCGGCGGCAAGCGTCTGCTGCCGGAGGGCGTGCACGCGACGTTCGGGCTGGTGTCGGCGAGGCCGTATCCGAGCGGGGTCGTGGGACTGCACTACACGCGGCAGCGAGGGTGA
- a CDS encoding alpha/beta fold hydrolase, producing the protein MRIPLLLAVLLLPATVRAQARPCTTPTTPCERWITYGGGPARSMVYATYPLTARNTAITRALIMVHGAGRNADHYFETSTAAGFLAGALENTIIIAPHFIAGTDKAQANEVMWPERGENWRSGGMSPTNPAISSFDFLDEIVRTLADKKTFPNLRRIVVAGHSAGGQVATRYEMTNKVHGTPGVSISYVVANPSSYAWPAAVRPLASGDADPENAAGAKEALGPEGEKVHASFTFGPFDAAKAPNFNRWPSGLENRTGYAAGMSDAQLVKQLVERPTTYLLGQVDVLPLGGFDSSPNAMAQGPTRRARGEAFYKYVTETLGAKHQAIIVPECGHNDRCIFTTNVVFPVIFPQ; encoded by the coding sequence ATGCGGATTCCCCTGCTGCTCGCCGTCCTGCTCCTCCCCGCCACGGTTCGGGCCCAGGCCCGCCCGTGCACCACGCCCACCACGCCGTGCGAGCGCTGGATCACCTACGGCGGCGGCCCCGCGCGGTCGATGGTGTACGCGACGTACCCGTTGACCGCGCGCAACACGGCCATCACCCGCGCGCTGATCATGGTCCACGGCGCGGGACGCAACGCCGATCACTACTTCGAGACGTCGACCGCCGCGGGGTTCCTCGCCGGCGCGCTGGAGAACACGATCATCATCGCGCCGCACTTCATCGCGGGGACCGACAAGGCGCAGGCGAACGAGGTCATGTGGCCGGAGCGCGGCGAGAACTGGCGGTCGGGCGGCATGTCGCCGACGAACCCCGCGATCTCCTCGTTCGACTTCCTCGACGAGATCGTCCGCACGCTCGCCGACAAGAAGACGTTCCCGAACCTGCGGCGGATCGTCGTCGCCGGGCACTCGGCGGGCGGCCAGGTGGCGACGCGCTACGAGATGACGAACAAGGTGCATGGCACCCCCGGCGTCTCCATCAGCTACGTCGTCGCGAACCCGTCGAGCTACGCGTGGCCGGCGGCGGTGCGGCCGCTGGCGAGCGGCGACGCCGATCCGGAGAACGCCGCGGGAGCGAAGGAAGCGTTAGGCCCGGAGGGCGAGAAGGTGCACGCGAGCTTCACGTTCGGCCCGTTCGACGCGGCGAAGGCGCCGAACTTCAACCGGTGGCCGTCGGGGCTCGAGAACCGCACGGGCTACGCGGCGGGCATGAGCGACGCGCAGCTCGTGAAGCAGCTCGTCGAGCGCCCCACGACCTATCTGCTGGGCCAGGTCGACGTCCTCCCGTTAGGCGGCTTCGATTCGTCGCCGAACGCGATGGCGCAGGGGCCGACCCGGCGCGCGCGCGGCGAGGCGTTCTACAAGTACGTGACCGAGACGCTCGGCGCGAAGCACCAGGCGATCATCGTGCCGGAGTGCGGGCACAACGACCGATGCATCTTCACGACGAACGTGGTGTTCCCGGTCATCTTCCCGCAGTAG
- a CDS encoding serine hydrolase domain-containing protein has protein sequence MSSDVSSDVSSDVSTGVPRARLRAAIAAAALVASPLAAQTARTAHAARTAPVIDMHMHARTAAHYGARGMPLCAPVERMPWCGGPAKPNTGSPAFRALLADAQKAVIAQTPPWAAAIDSLMAGELARARAPGAQIAVVERGRLAYAKGYGVADVETGRPVTDRTLFLTGSVTKLVTATLLAQLAASGVVDLHAPVSRYVPELAGRRTGAVTTHHLLTHSSGWSDAGTPFGRLDETALGDVFRAVGDTIVATDPGRVASYCNPCFSMAGYVAERATGRRYADLVDSAVLRPLGMRRATVRPTLAMTYDFALGHAGAPADPPRVQRPMPANAADAPSGFLYASAPELSRLAAALMGGGMLDGQRVLAADAVRAMTTAYVPIPGERAEAHGYGLDVDTVGGRAVWRKSGTVAGFRALVTMWPREQLAIVVLTNRATDLPMHATPLAARLIAGISEPPTIVYRGERDATPAERAELAGTYGIGRQPIVIADSGGALVVRLPNGETGLGRLTRDGARLVLPAPTDSALHPYVIVRDAAGRVRYLFRDNGRAYTKRP, from the coding sequence GTGAGCAGCGACGTGAGCAGCGACGTGAGCAGCGACGTGAGCACCGGCGTGCCGCGCGCCCGTCTTCGAGCGGCCATCGCCGCCGCGGCGCTCGTCGCGTCGCCGCTGGCCGCGCAGACCGCGCGCACCGCACACGCCGCGCGCACCGCGCCCGTGATCGACATGCACATGCACGCGCGTACGGCGGCGCACTACGGCGCGAGGGGGATGCCGCTCTGCGCGCCGGTCGAGCGCATGCCGTGGTGCGGCGGCCCTGCGAAGCCGAACACCGGATCGCCCGCGTTCCGCGCCCTTCTGGCGGACGCCCAGAAAGCCGTCATCGCGCAGACGCCGCCGTGGGCGGCGGCGATCGACTCCCTCATGGCGGGCGAGCTCGCCCGCGCGCGCGCGCCGGGGGCGCAGATCGCCGTCGTGGAGCGCGGACGCCTCGCGTACGCGAAGGGCTACGGCGTCGCCGACGTCGAGACGGGGCGGCCCGTCACCGATCGCACGCTGTTCCTCACCGGCTCGGTGACGAAGCTCGTCACCGCGACGCTGCTCGCGCAGCTCGCGGCGTCGGGCGTCGTCGACCTGCACGCGCCGGTGTCGCGCTACGTCCCGGAGCTGGCGGGGCGGCGCACCGGGGCGGTGACCACGCACCACCTCCTCACGCACTCGTCCGGCTGGAGCGACGCCGGCACCCCGTTCGGCCGCCTCGACGAGACGGCGTTAGGCGACGTGTTCCGCGCCGTCGGTGACACGATCGTGGCGACCGACCCGGGACGGGTGGCGTCGTACTGCAACCCCTGCTTCTCGATGGCCGGCTACGTGGCCGAGCGCGCCACCGGGCGGCGGTACGCGGATCTCGTCGACAGCGCGGTGCTGCGGCCGTTAGGCATGCGCCGCGCGACGGTGCGGCCGACGCTGGCGATGACCTACGACTTCGCGCTCGGCCACGCGGGCGCACCCGCGGATCCGCCGCGCGTGCAGCGCCCCATGCCCGCGAACGCCGCGGACGCGCCGAGCGGGTTCCTGTACGCGAGCGCGCCGGAGCTGTCGCGGCTCGCCGCGGCGCTCATGGGCGGCGGCATGCTCGACGGGCAGCGCGTGCTCGCCGCCGACGCGGTGCGCGCCATGACGACCGCGTACGTGCCGATCCCCGGCGAGCGCGCCGAGGCGCACGGCTACGGCCTGGACGTCGACACCGTCGGCGGGCGCGCGGTGTGGCGGAAGAGCGGCACCGTGGCGGGATTCCGCGCGCTGGTCACGATGTGGCCGCGCGAGCAGCTCGCGATCGTGGTCCTGACGAACCGCGCGACCGACCTGCCGATGCACGCGACGCCGCTCGCCGCGCGCCTCATCGCCGGCATCTCCGAGCCGCCGACGATCGTCTACCGTGGCGAGCGCGACGCCACGCCGGCCGAGCGCGCGGAGCTGGCGGGCACCTACGGCATCGGCCGCCAGCCGATCGTGATCGCGGACAGCGGCGGCGCGCTCGTCGTGCGGCTGCCGAACGGCGAGACGGGCCTCGGCCGGCTCACGCGCGACGGCGCGCGGCTGGTGCTGCCCGCGCCCACGGACTCCGCGCTGCACCCGTACGTCATCGTGCGCGACGCGGCGGGACGGGTACGGTACCTGTTCCGCGACAACGGGCGCGCGTACACGAAGCGGCCGTGA